Part of the Sporosarcina sp. FSL K6-2383 genome is shown below.
TACGCTACGACTGAAAAATATGCACGTAAGATTGAAAAAGAGGCGGAAGCCTACGAGACACTCGGGATTGAAGGTGGCCAAGTTGACAGTATCCCATTTGATATAGCGATACAAAATGCCCTTGTCATGAAAAACCAAGCGCAATTTCATCCTACCAAATATTTAGTTCATTTAATCAAACATATCACCGAAAAGGGTGGATTGATTTTTGAGAACACTACGGCCGTGAATATTGAGACTGGGGAACAGCCGGTTGTTCTGACTCGTGAGGAACGCCGAATTACCGCTAAGCATGTCCTTACTTGCTCCCATTTTCCGTTTTACGAGGGCTTGGGGCTTTATTCGACAAGAATGCATGCGGATCGTTCGTATGCATTAGCTGTTAAGACGAAGAAAAAGTATCCAGGTGGCATCTATATAAGTGCGGATGAGCCAACACGTTCTCTTCGTTCTGTCATGGTAGATGGTGAGGAAATCGTGCTGATTGTAGGTGAGAATCACAAGACGGGGCAAGGTATAGATACGATGGAGCATTACAAAGCGTTGGAGGCTTTCGGTGAAGAAGTTTTCGGATTGGATGATATTATCTATCGTTGGTCAGCTCAAGACCTTATCACGTTGGATAAACTGCCTTACATTGGTGAACTAACCTCTGGGCAACCGAATATCCTCATCGCAACAGGTTTTCGAAAATGGGGAATGTCCAATGGTACTGCGGCCGCGCTGCTGTTTCGGGATATGATTGTGGGGAAAGACAATCCTTTTCAAAAGTTGTATACACCATCCCGATTTTACGCAAATCCAAGTTTGAAAAACTTCCTAGTCGAAAATGCAAATGTTGTCGGCCAATTAATTAAAGGGAAGTTAGATTCGCCTAAAACTACTCCTGAAGATTTAGCAAACGGGGAAGGTGCCGTTATTACATTGGATGGACATCGAAAAGGCGCTTATAAGGACGATGCCGGTGAGTTACACATCGTTGATACGACGTGCACACATATTGGATGCGAG
Proteins encoded:
- a CDS encoding FAD-dependent oxidoreductase, translated to MTHQNHRTGKLPHDPASFWRADVEFPEFPSLQEDLQVDVVIVGAGITGITSAYLLVNEGLKVAVIEADKVLNGTTGHTTAKITAQHDLIYDEFIHNIGRSHARLYYEANSEALEFIKNTVEQHQIDCEFSVQDAYIYATTEKYARKIEKEAEAYETLGIEGGQVDSIPFDIAIQNALVMKNQAQFHPTKYLVHLIKHITEKGGLIFENTTAVNIETGEQPVVLTREERRITAKHVLTCSHFPFYEGLGLYSTRMHADRSYALAVKTKKKYPGGIYISADEPTRSLRSVMVDGEEIVLIVGENHKTGQGIDTMEHYKALEAFGEEVFGLDDIIYRWSAQDLITLDKLPYIGELTSGQPNILIATGFRKWGMSNGTAAALLFRDMIVGKDNPFQKLYTPSRFYANPSLKNFLVENANVVGQLIKGKLDSPKTTPEDLANGEGAVITLDGHRKGAYKDDAGELHIVDTTCTHIGCEVEWNSGDRTWDCPCHGSRFSFTGEVMEGPAEKPLQKYDYTMLDNLTSEDSGY